One stretch of Amycolatopsis sp. NBC_00345 DNA includes these proteins:
- the zwf gene encoding glucose-6-phosphate dehydrogenase, producing MTASSEWQNPLRDARDKRLPRIAGPSSLVIFGVTGDLARKKLMPAIYDLANRGLLPAGFSLVGFARRDWEHQDFGELVHDSVKEHARTPFKESVWNRLAEGIRFVQGTFDDDDAFDRLAQTVKDLDIERGTGGNTAFYLSIPPGAFPVVTKQLARSGLANADENTWRRVVIEKPFGHDLKSAEELNAIVNDVFPEESVFRIDHYLGKETVQNILALRFANQLFEPIWNANYIDHVQITMAEDIGLGGRAGYYDGIGAARDVIQNHLLQLLAFTAMDEPLSFEPKALRAEKAKVLAATKPLEPFDETTARGQYAGGWQGGTKVPGLLQEAGFAKDSKTETYAAVTLEVQNRRWAGVPFYLRTGKRLGRRVTEIAVVYKRAPHLPFDSTSTEELGQNALVIRVQPDEGITLRFGSKVPGTTMEVRDVTMDFGYGHAFTESSPEAYERLILDVLLGEPSLFPVNEEVELSWEILDPILDSWAKKGSPEQYPPGTWGPKSADEMLERTGRNWRRP from the coding sequence ATGACCGCGTCCTCGGAGTGGCAGAACCCGCTGCGCGATGCGCGGGACAAGCGGCTCCCGCGCATCGCCGGCCCGTCCAGCCTGGTGATCTTCGGGGTCACCGGCGACCTGGCCCGCAAGAAGCTGATGCCCGCCATCTACGACCTGGCCAACCGCGGGCTGCTGCCCGCGGGCTTCTCGCTGGTCGGGTTCGCCCGCCGGGACTGGGAGCACCAGGACTTCGGCGAGCTGGTGCACGACTCGGTGAAGGAGCACGCGCGGACGCCGTTCAAGGAGTCGGTCTGGAACCGGCTCGCCGAGGGCATCCGGTTCGTGCAGGGCACCTTCGACGACGACGACGCCTTCGACCGCCTCGCCCAGACCGTCAAGGACCTGGACATCGAGCGCGGCACCGGCGGCAACACGGCGTTCTACCTGTCGATCCCGCCCGGTGCGTTCCCGGTGGTGACCAAGCAGCTGGCCCGCTCCGGGCTGGCGAACGCCGACGAGAACACCTGGCGCCGCGTCGTCATCGAGAAGCCGTTCGGCCACGACCTGAAGAGTGCCGAAGAGCTGAACGCGATCGTCAACGACGTCTTCCCCGAGGAGTCGGTGTTCCGCATCGACCACTACCTCGGCAAGGAGACGGTGCAGAACATCCTGGCTCTGCGCTTCGCGAACCAGCTGTTCGAGCCGATCTGGAACGCCAACTACATCGACCACGTGCAGATCACCATGGCCGAGGACATCGGCCTCGGCGGCCGCGCGGGGTACTACGACGGGATCGGCGCCGCGCGCGACGTCATCCAGAACCACCTGCTGCAGCTGCTCGCCTTCACCGCGATGGACGAGCCGCTGTCGTTCGAGCCGAAGGCGCTGCGCGCGGAGAAGGCGAAGGTGCTGGCGGCGACCAAGCCGCTGGAGCCGTTCGACGAGACCACCGCGCGCGGGCAGTACGCCGGCGGCTGGCAGGGCGGCACGAAGGTGCCGGGCCTGTTGCAGGAGGCCGGGTTCGCGAAGGACTCCAAGACCGAGACCTACGCCGCGGTGACGCTGGAGGTGCAGAACCGCCGCTGGGCGGGCGTGCCGTTCTACCTGCGCACCGGCAAACGGCTCGGCCGCCGCGTCACCGAGATCGCGGTGGTCTACAAGCGCGCCCCGCACCTGCCGTTCGACTCGACGTCGACCGAGGAGCTGGGCCAGAACGCGCTGGTCATCCGCGTGCAGCCGGACGAGGGCATCACGCTGCGGTTCGGTTCGAAGGTGCCGGGGACCACGATGGAGGTCCGCGACGTCACGATGGACTTCGGTTACGGGCACGCCTTCACCGAGTCCTCCCCCGAGGCGTACGAGCGGCTGATCCTCGACGTGCTGCTGGGTGAGCCTTCGCTGTTCCCGGTGAACGAAGAGGTCGAGCTGTCCTGGGAGATCCTGGACCCGATCCTCGACAGCTGGGCCAAGAAGGGCTCGCCGGAGCAGTACCCGCCGGGGACCTGGGGTCCCAAGAGCGCGGACGAGATGCTGGAGCGTACCGGCCGGAACTGGAGGCGTCCGTGA